One window of Erwinia aphidicola genomic DNA carries:
- the dksA gene encoding RNA polymerase-binding protein DksA — MQEGQNRKTSSLSILAIAGVEPYQEKPGEEYMNEAQLEHFKKILGAWRNQLRDEVDRTVTHMQDEAANFPDPVDRAAQEEEFSLELRNRDRERKLIKKIEKTLKKVEDDDFGYCDSCGVEIGIRRLEARPTADLCIDCKTLAEIREKQMAG; from the coding sequence ATGCAAGAAGGGCAAAACCGTAAAACATCGTCCCTGAGTATTCTCGCCATCGCTGGGGTGGAGCCATACCAAGAGAAGCCGGGCGAAGAGTATATGAATGAAGCCCAGCTGGAGCACTTCAAGAAAATTCTTGGGGCGTGGCGTAATCAACTCCGGGATGAAGTCGATCGTACGGTCACACACATGCAGGACGAAGCCGCTAACTTCCCGGACCCGGTCGATCGTGCCGCTCAGGAAGAAGAGTTCAGTCTTGAATTGCGTAACCGCGATCGCGAGCGCAAGCTGATTAAAAAGATCGAAAAGACGCTGAAGAAAGTTGAAGACGATGATTTCGGCTACTGTGACTCCTGTGGCGTTGAAATCGGTATCCGTCGTCTGGAAGCGCGTCCTACCGCCGATCTTTGCATCGACTGTAAAACGCTGGCAGAAATCCGCGAAAAACAAATGGCCGGTTAA
- the sfsA gene encoding DNA/RNA nuclease SfsA, protein MEFSPDLQPARLVKRYKRFLADVVTPQGEELTIHCANTGAMTGCATPGDTVWYSTSASLTRKYPHSWELTETQQGDWICVNTLRANGLVREALNAGQIAELSGYDTLLPEVKYGAENSRIDFLLQASDRRNCYIEVKSVTLLQQGKGYFPDAVTVRGQKHLRELSQIAQSGQRAVLFFAVLHSGIEDVAPARHIDARYAELLSQARQNGVEVLCYKAQLSPEGMVLRKALKVEL, encoded by the coding sequence ATGGAATTTAGCCCGGACCTGCAACCCGCGCGGCTGGTTAAACGCTATAAACGCTTTCTGGCTGATGTGGTCACCCCGCAGGGTGAAGAGCTGACAATCCACTGTGCTAATACCGGGGCAATGACGGGCTGCGCCACGCCGGGCGACACGGTGTGGTATTCGACATCGGCCAGCCTGACGCGAAAATATCCGCACAGCTGGGAGCTAACCGAAACGCAGCAGGGCGACTGGATTTGCGTCAATACCTTACGCGCCAATGGGTTAGTGCGCGAGGCACTTAATGCAGGCCAGATTGCGGAATTATCCGGTTACGATACGCTGCTGCCTGAAGTTAAATATGGCGCAGAAAACAGCCGGATAGACTTCCTGTTACAGGCAAGCGATCGCCGTAACTGCTATATTGAAGTCAAATCCGTGACGCTATTACAGCAGGGTAAAGGGTATTTTCCGGATGCGGTGACCGTGCGTGGCCAGAAACACCTGCGCGAGCTTAGTCAGATTGCGCAATCGGGCCAGCGGGCGGTACTGTTCTTCGCCGTTCTGCACTCGGGGATTGAGGACGTTGCCCCGGCGCGACACATTGATGCTCGCTACGCAGAACTCCTGTCGCAGGCCCGGCAGAATGGTGTAGAGGTGCTATGTTATAAGGCGCAGTTATCACCGGAGGGGATGGTTCTCAGAAAAGCCCTGAAAGTGGAGTTGTAA
- the thpR gene encoding RNA 2',3'-cyclic phosphodiesterase, producing the protein MSAQKRLFFGLELPDECKQSLIQWRAATFPAEAGRPVAADSLHLTLAFLGEISAQKQRALMQLAGRITQPAFTLTLDDAGHWPRSGVVWLGPRQAPRGLLQLAELLRSQAARSGCMQPALPFHPHVTLLRHALHPVSLPPRNFHWSVPVERFVLFQSHFTRGRTRYEEVAEWKLR; encoded by the coding sequence ATGAGCGCACAAAAACGGCTGTTTTTCGGCCTCGAACTGCCGGATGAGTGTAAGCAGAGCCTGATCCAGTGGCGCGCCGCGACCTTCCCGGCGGAAGCGGGCCGCCCGGTAGCCGCCGACAGCCTGCACCTGACGCTGGCGTTCCTCGGCGAAATCAGTGCGCAGAAGCAGCGGGCGCTGATGCAGCTCGCCGGCCGCATTACGCAGCCCGCTTTTACGCTGACGCTGGATGATGCCGGGCACTGGCCGCGCTCCGGCGTGGTGTGGCTGGGGCCGCGCCAGGCGCCGCGCGGGCTGCTGCAGCTGGCAGAGCTGCTGCGATCGCAGGCGGCACGCAGCGGCTGTATGCAACCTGCTCTGCCTTTTCATCCGCATGTCACATTACTGCGCCACGCTCTGCACCCGGTGTCGTTGCCGCCGCGCAATTTTCACTGGTCAGTGCCGGTCGAGCGCTTTGTCCTGTTTCAGTCACATTTTACGCGCGGTCGCACCCGCTATGAAGAAGTGGCGGAATGGAAATTACGATAA
- the hrpB gene encoding ATP-dependent helicase HrpB produces the protein MSSLPVSAVLPELLAALQSAPQVLLAAPTGAGKSTWLPLQILQQAGFSGRILLLEPRRLAARNVAQRLAELLGQPPGEIVGYRMRGESRCGPDTRLEVVTEGILTRMLQQDPMLEGVSLVILDEFHERSLQGDLALALLLDVQGGLRDDLKVLIMSATLDNSRLREWLPDAPLIASEGRSFPVDRRYQPLSPTLRFDDAVARQVSQLLREESGSLLLFLPGVAEIQRVQSALSDLVASDVDLCPLYGALSLADQRRAILPAAAGRRKVVLATNIAETSLTIEGIRLVVDCALERSAFFDLRSGLTSLQTRRVSQASMTQRAGRAGRLEPGICLHLIAKEQAERAAAHSDPEILTSDLAALWLDLLQWGCHDINQLNWLDVPPAAGIEAARQLLQKLGATDGDGRLNAQGRKMAALGSEPRFAAMLIAAGSDADAVATAAQLVAMLEDPQRGSPDLRDSFQRRLPQWQRRARQLQQRLKVSGGTLDEDRLPALLAVAFPDRIARRRGAEGRYQLANGSGAALDREEGLTRYEWLIAPQLLQSHSQPDARILQALPLDIDQLVRQLPVLLTQQTEVEWDEEKGTLRAWRREQVGQLVLKSQPLAKPDEQELHAAMLRWVRSKGLSVLNWTPQAEQLRLRLVCAAQWLPEEEWPAADEPALLERLERWLLPAMNGVRDARGLRQLDCAAALLQLLTWSQRQQLDTALPTHYTVPTGSRLPIQYSADKPPALAVRLQEMYGEAHNPSVAAGRIPLVLELLSPAQRPLQITRDLAAFWNGAYREVQKEMKGRYPKHLWPDDPANTLPTRRVKKFSAT, from the coding sequence GTGAGTTCATTACCGGTCAGTGCCGTCCTACCCGAACTGCTGGCGGCACTGCAATCCGCCCCGCAGGTGCTGCTGGCTGCCCCGACCGGCGCCGGAAAATCCACCTGGCTGCCGCTCCAGATCCTGCAGCAGGCGGGATTCAGCGGGCGCATCCTGCTGCTGGAACCGCGCAGGCTGGCGGCGCGCAACGTTGCACAGCGGCTGGCCGAGCTGCTGGGCCAGCCGCCGGGCGAGATCGTGGGCTACCGCATGCGTGGCGAGTCGCGCTGCGGGCCTGACACACGCTTAGAGGTGGTGACGGAAGGGATCCTGACGCGCATGCTGCAGCAGGATCCGATGCTGGAGGGCGTGTCGCTGGTGATCCTTGATGAGTTTCACGAGCGTAGTTTACAGGGCGATCTGGCGCTGGCGCTGCTGCTGGACGTGCAGGGCGGGCTGCGTGACGATCTGAAAGTGCTGATCATGTCGGCAACGCTGGACAACTCGCGGCTGCGCGAGTGGCTGCCGGATGCACCGCTGATCGCCTCCGAGGGGCGATCCTTCCCGGTAGATCGCCGCTACCAGCCGCTCTCCCCCACGCTGCGCTTTGACGATGCGGTGGCACGGCAGGTGAGCCAGCTATTACGCGAGGAGAGCGGCTCGCTGCTACTGTTTCTGCCCGGCGTGGCGGAGATCCAGCGTGTGCAGAGTGCGCTTAGCGACCTTGTCGCCAGCGATGTTGACCTCTGCCCGCTGTACGGTGCGCTGTCGCTGGCGGATCAGCGCCGGGCTATCCTGCCTGCCGCGGCCGGGCGGCGCAAAGTGGTGCTGGCAACCAACATCGCCGAAACCAGCTTAACCATCGAGGGCATCCGTCTGGTGGTGGACTGCGCGCTGGAGCGCAGCGCGTTTTTCGACCTGCGCAGCGGGCTGACCAGCCTGCAAACCCGGCGCGTCAGCCAGGCCTCGATGACCCAGCGTGCCGGGCGCGCCGGGCGCCTCGAACCCGGCATCTGCCTGCATCTGATAGCAAAGGAGCAGGCGGAGCGCGCTGCCGCCCACAGCGACCCGGAAATACTCACCAGCGATCTCGCGGCGCTGTGGCTCGATCTGCTGCAGTGGGGCTGCCACGATATCAACCAGCTTAACTGGCTGGACGTGCCGCCCGCCGCGGGTATCGAGGCGGCGCGTCAGCTGCTGCAAAAGCTGGGGGCGACCGACGGTGACGGGCGTTTGAATGCGCAGGGGCGCAAAATGGCCGCGCTCGGCAGCGAACCGCGCTTTGCCGCGATGCTGATTGCCGCCGGCAGCGATGCCGATGCGGTCGCCACCGCCGCTCAGCTGGTGGCGATGCTGGAGGATCCGCAGCGCGGCAGCCCCGACCTGCGCGACAGCTTCCAGCGCCGCCTGCCGCAGTGGCAGCGCCGCGCCCGTCAGCTGCAGCAGCGGCTGAAGGTCAGTGGTGGAACGCTGGATGAAGATCGCCTTCCGGCGCTGCTGGCGGTAGCCTTCCCGGACCGCATCGCGCGGCGGCGCGGTGCCGAGGGGCGCTATCAGCTGGCGAACGGCAGCGGGGCCGCGCTCGATCGTGAAGAGGGCTTAACCCGCTACGAGTGGCTGATTGCGCCACAGCTGCTGCAGAGCCATAGCCAACCCGACGCGCGTATTTTGCAGGCGCTGCCGCTGGATATCGACCAGCTGGTGCGCCAGCTTCCTGTTCTGCTGACGCAGCAAACTGAAGTGGAGTGGGATGAAGAGAAAGGCACGCTGCGCGCCTGGCGCCGTGAGCAGGTCGGCCAGCTGGTGCTGAAGTCGCAGCCGCTGGCGAAACCGGACGAGCAGGAGCTGCACGCGGCGATGCTGCGCTGGGTGCGCAGCAAAGGTTTATCGGTGCTGAACTGGACGCCACAGGCAGAGCAGCTAAGATTGCGGCTGGTCTGTGCCGCGCAGTGGCTGCCGGAAGAGGAGTGGCCCGCCGCCGATGAGCCCGCGCTGCTGGAGCGCCTGGAGCGCTGGCTGCTGCCCGCGATGAATGGCGTGCGCGATGCGCGTGGCCTGCGCCAGCTCGACTGTGCCGCTGCGTTATTACAATTGCTCACATGGTCACAGCGACAGCAACTGGATACTGCATTGCCAACTCATTACACTGTGCCGACCGGAAGCCGCCTGCCGATCCAGTACTCTGCTGATAAACCGCCCGCCCTGGCGGTGCGTCTGCAGGAGATGTACGGCGAAGCGCACAATCCCAGCGTTGCCGCAGGGCGCATTCCGCTGGTTCTGGAGCTGCTATCCCCGGCGCAGCGCCCGCTGCAGATCACCCGCGATCTGGCGGCGTTCTGGAACGGGGCTTACCGGGAAGTGCAAAAAGAGATGAAAGGGCGCTACCCCAAACATCTGTGGCCGGATGACCCGGCAAATACATTACCGACGCGGCGCGTGAAAAAGTTTTCCGCGACGTGA
- the mrcB gene encoding bifunctional glycosyl transferase/transpeptidase, with product MSDDREPIGRKGKQPKPPRNKAGRGRRREEEEYDEYDDQDEDLDDEEVTPVPRKGKGRSPRKKRGWIGLLIKLFLLFAVVMAIYGVYLDSQIRSRIDGKVWQLPATVYGRMVSLEPGMSYNKKEMIALLEGTQYREVTRMTRPGEFTVQGNSIEMIRRPFDFPDSKEGQIRARLSFSGDQLSDIKNLDSGRSFGFFRLDPRLITMLQSPNGEQRLFVPRAGFPDLLVDTLVATEDRHFYQHDGISFYSIGRAFLANITAGRAVQGGSTLTQQLVKNLFLTNERSLWRKANEAYMALIMDARYSKDRILELYLNEVYLGQAGNDQIRGFPLASLYYFGRPVDELSLDQQALLVGMVKGASLYNPWRNPKLALERRNLVLRLLQQQKVIDQELYDMLSARPLGVQPKGGVITPQPAFMQMVRNELQAKLGDKIKDLSGVKIFTTLDPVSQDAAEKSVEEGMPALRKQRGLNDLETAMVIVDRFSGEVRAMVGGADPQFAGYNRALQARRSIGSLAKPATYLTALSQPDTYRLNTWIADNPIALKQPNGQVWKPQNDDRRFSGQVMLVDALTRSMNVPTVNLGMTLGLPQVVDTWTKLGVPKDQLNPVPAMLLGALNLTPIEVAQAFQTIASGGSRAPLSAVRSVIAEDGSVLYQSFPQAERAVPAQAAYLTLYTMQQVVDHGTARALGAKYPRASLAGKTGTTNNLVDSWFAGIDGKEVAITWIGRDNNQPTKVYGSSGAMQLYQRYLANQAPMPLQLTPPEDIAPMSVDSAGNFVCGSASSSWRTLPVWTTDAEALCQQQQQQIQQQQQMLQQQNSQQQPQQGQPQQQNEQKDSDGVAGWIKDMFGK from the coding sequence ATGTCTGACGATCGCGAACCTATCGGGCGTAAAGGAAAGCAGCCCAAGCCGCCGCGTAACAAAGCGGGGCGAGGTCGCCGCAGGGAAGAGGAAGAATATGATGAGTATGACGATCAGGATGAAGACCTGGATGACGAGGAGGTAACCCCGGTGCCACGTAAAGGAAAAGGACGCTCACCGCGTAAGAAAAGAGGCTGGATTGGCTTACTGATTAAGCTGTTCCTGCTGTTTGCCGTGGTGATGGCCATCTATGGTGTCTATCTGGATTCCCAGATCCGCAGCCGCATTGACGGCAAAGTCTGGCAGCTGCCGGCGACGGTTTATGGCCGCATGGTCAGCCTTGAGCCGGGTATGTCGTACAACAAGAAAGAGATGATCGCCCTGCTGGAAGGCACGCAGTACCGCGAAGTGACGCGTATGACGCGGCCCGGTGAATTTACCGTGCAGGGTAATAGCATTGAGATGATCCGCCGCCCGTTTGATTTCCCCGACAGCAAAGAGGGGCAGATCCGCGCGCGCCTGAGCTTTAGCGGCGACCAGCTGAGCGACATCAAAAACCTCGACAGCGGCCGCAGCTTTGGCTTCTTCCGCCTCGATCCGCGCCTGATCACTATGCTGCAGTCGCCGAACGGCGAACAGCGCCTGTTTGTGCCGCGTGCCGGCTTCCCTGACCTGCTGGTGGATACGCTGGTGGCAACCGAAGACCGCCACTTCTATCAGCATGACGGCATCAGCTTCTACTCGATTGGCCGTGCTTTCCTCGCCAACATTACCGCCGGGCGTGCGGTGCAGGGCGGCAGTACGCTGACCCAGCAGCTGGTGAAGAACCTGTTCCTGACCAACGAGCGCTCGCTGTGGCGTAAAGCCAACGAAGCCTATATGGCGCTGATCATGGATGCGCGCTACAGCAAGGACCGCATCCTCGAGCTGTATCTGAATGAGGTGTACCTCGGACAGGCCGGTAACGATCAGATCCGCGGCTTCCCGCTGGCCAGCCTCTACTACTTTGGCCGCCCGGTGGACGAGCTGAGCCTCGACCAGCAGGCGCTTTTGGTGGGGATGGTGAAAGGCGCGTCGCTCTATAACCCATGGCGTAATCCGAAGCTGGCGCTGGAGCGCCGCAACCTGGTGCTGCGCCTGCTGCAGCAGCAGAAGGTAATCGACCAGGAGCTGTACGACATGCTGAGCGCCCGCCCGCTGGGGGTGCAGCCGAAAGGGGGGGTGATCACGCCGCAGCCGGCGTTTATGCAGATGGTGCGTAACGAACTGCAGGCGAAGCTCGGCGATAAAATCAAAGATCTCTCCGGGGTGAAAATCTTCACCACCCTTGACCCGGTGTCGCAGGATGCGGCCGAGAAGTCGGTGGAAGAGGGGATGCCGGCGCTGCGCAAACAGCGTGGCCTGAACGATCTGGAAACGGCCATGGTGATCGTTGACCGCTTCAGCGGTGAAGTGCGTGCCATGGTGGGCGGTGCCGATCCGCAGTTTGCCGGTTACAACCGTGCGCTGCAGGCGCGCCGTTCGATTGGTTCTCTGGCAAAACCAGCGACTTATCTGACCGCCCTCAGCCAGCCGGATACCTATCGCCTGAATACCTGGATTGCCGATAACCCGATTGCGCTGAAGCAGCCGAATGGCCAGGTATGGAAACCGCAGAACGACGATCGTCGATTCAGCGGCCAGGTGATGCTGGTGGATGCGCTGACCCGCTCAATGAACGTGCCGACGGTTAACCTTGGCATGACGCTGGGGCTGCCGCAGGTGGTGGATACCTGGACTAAACTGGGCGTGCCGAAAGATCAGCTCAACCCGGTACCCGCGATGCTGCTGGGGGCGCTTAACCTGACCCCGATTGAAGTGGCGCAGGCGTTCCAGACCATTGCCAGCGGCGGCAGCCGTGCCCCGCTCTCTGCGGTGCGCTCGGTGATTGCTGAAGATGGTAGCGTGCTGTATCAGAGTTTCCCACAGGCGGAACGTGCAGTACCTGCTCAGGCCGCCTACCTGACGCTTTACACCATGCAGCAGGTGGTCGATCACGGTACCGCGCGCGCGCTGGGTGCCAAATATCCTCGCGCCAGCCTGGCGGGTAAAACCGGTACCACCAATAACCTGGTGGACAGCTGGTTTGCCGGTATTGATGGCAAAGAGGTGGCGATCACCTGGATTGGCCGTGATAACAACCAGCCGACCAAGGTCTATGGCTCAAGCGGTGCCATGCAGCTCTACCAGCGCTATCTGGCTAACCAGGCGCCGATGCCGCTGCAGCTGACGCCGCCGGAAGATATCGCGCCGATGAGCGTTGATTCTGCCGGCAACTTTGTCTGCGGCAGTGCCAGCAGCAGCTGGCGTACCCTGCCGGTCTGGACCACCGATGCTGAGGCGCTGTGTCAGCAACAGCAGCAGCAGATTCAGCAGCAGCAGCAGATGTTGCAGCAGCAGAATAGCCAGCAGCAACCGCAGCAGGGTCAGCCACAGCAGCAAAATGAGCAGAAGGACAGCGATGGCGTAGCGGGCTGGATTAAAGATATGTTCGGCAAGTAA
- a CDS encoding acid phosphatase: MLGGALLTALSAQADNTSVTPFHTAAQAVDSQYYLPPPPKEGSSAYSYDKAAYEKGYAMKGSPRWQQATQDANLHVENIAKIFSPVLGVTISPDETPATWSMLQKLLILGGAYAPDGAKNYYMRTRPFVVFNHHTCQPADEPALRKNGSYPSGHTTYGTLLALVLSQAKPERAKELAERAWEFGQSRVICGAHWQSDVNAGRYVGAIEYARLQTIPAFLQQEKLVKAELNAGSGQ; this comes from the coding sequence ATGTTAGGCGGTGCTTTACTCACCGCACTCTCCGCACAGGCTGACAACACCAGCGTTACTCCTTTCCACACCGCAGCTCAGGCTGTCGACAGCCAGTACTACCTGCCACCACCGCCAAAAGAGGGCAGCTCCGCGTATTCCTATGACAAGGCGGCTTATGAAAAAGGCTACGCGATGAAGGGCTCGCCGCGCTGGCAGCAAGCCACTCAGGATGCCAACCTGCACGTCGAGAATATTGCCAAAATCTTCTCGCCAGTGCTTGGGGTCACTATCAGTCCAGATGAAACCCCTGCGACCTGGAGCATGCTGCAGAAGCTGCTGATCCTCGGCGGTGCTTACGCGCCGGACGGGGCGAAAAACTACTATATGCGCACCCGTCCTTTTGTGGTGTTCAACCATCACACCTGCCAGCCCGCCGATGAACCGGCGCTGCGTAAAAATGGCTCATACCCCTCCGGCCACACCACCTACGGCACGCTGCTGGCGCTGGTGCTGTCGCAGGCAAAACCCGAGCGGGCGAAGGAGCTGGCGGAGCGCGCCTGGGAATTCGGGCAGAGCCGGGTGATTTGTGGCGCGCACTGGCAAAGCGATGTCAATGCCGGGCGTTACGTCGGGGCGATCGAGTATGCTCGTCTGCAAACGATTCCTGCTTTTCTCCAGCAGGAAAAACTGGTCAAAGCTGAGCTGAACGCGGGCTCCGGCCAGTAA
- the fhuA gene encoding ferrichrome porin FhuA produces the protein MSETTMNVYAVSRTISRYFPLLLAANCFATTTTLTVNAHDAPPQEDAWGPAATIAAKRSASGSKTDTALEKIPQSVSVVTAAELQRMQPQSVKEALSYTPGVTVNASGSANLFDNVAIRGFGGQQNINEYLDGIKLQGDSYSLAAIDPYMLERVEVLHGPASVLYGKSSPGGLISLVSKQPLGERLREIQFQMGNQNLYETGFDFSDTVDDDPRYSWRLTGLARSNDAQQVNAREKRYAVAPSFRWQPNAHTSLTLLTQFQHEPESGYNGWLPRQGTVDPFVTADGKQHKLSTRFSDGERSGRYQHTQNLAGYRLIHDLSDNWQVRQNVRYMHLDSHSTGFNGIGYIAPQTLMRSSAHFDERLSNIDVDTQMEGKVASGPLDHRLLFGVDYMHMRDDINGFYGFADPLDLLDPHYGNDSIPELGRMPQKMLDRQQQTGIYAQDQAQWRRWVVTLGGRYDWAMTSAFDRVAHSTNRRHDRQFSWRGGVNYPFDNGIAPYFSFSESFQPTSGSDVHHQTFSPSRGKQYELGLKFVPQDRPIVLTAALFQLVKNKNLVVDTSVGAGMGMGSFSKQAGKTRSRGLELEAKAAVNLNLNLSASYTFTDVRYARDGSEQSDRRPYQIPANMASLWADYTFHQTALSGLTLGSGVRYVGSSWGDTANSFKVKPYTLVDAVMRYDLARVGLPGSNVALNINNLLDRHYVASCMSGYACYWGRDRRIIATMTFRY, from the coding sequence ATGAGCGAAACGACAATGAATGTTTATGCGGTTTCCAGAACGATCAGCCGTTATTTTCCTCTGTTGCTGGCCGCAAACTGCTTTGCCACCACCACCACGCTTACCGTCAATGCGCATGATGCGCCGCCACAGGAGGATGCGTGGGGCCCTGCCGCAACCATCGCCGCAAAACGCAGTGCCAGCGGCAGTAAAACCGATACGGCGCTAGAAAAAATTCCTCAGTCGGTTTCGGTGGTGACCGCTGCAGAGCTGCAGCGCATGCAGCCACAGTCGGTCAAAGAAGCCCTCAGCTACACCCCCGGTGTGACGGTGAACGCCAGCGGCAGTGCCAATCTGTTTGATAATGTCGCGATCCGCGGCTTTGGTGGGCAGCAAAATATCAACGAGTATCTGGACGGCATCAAATTGCAGGGCGACAGTTATTCACTGGCCGCCATTGACCCTTACATGCTGGAGCGCGTCGAAGTCCTGCACGGGCCTGCCTCAGTGCTGTATGGCAAGAGCAGCCCCGGCGGGCTAATTTCGCTGGTCAGCAAACAGCCGCTGGGAGAGCGCCTGCGCGAGATCCAGTTTCAGATGGGTAACCAGAATCTGTATGAGACCGGCTTCGATTTTAGCGATACTGTCGATGATGACCCGCGCTATAGCTGGCGGTTGACCGGGCTGGCCCGCAGTAACGATGCGCAGCAGGTGAATGCGCGCGAGAAGCGCTATGCGGTTGCGCCTTCCTTTCGCTGGCAGCCAAATGCGCACACCAGCCTGACGCTGTTAACCCAATTTCAGCACGAACCCGAATCAGGCTATAACGGCTGGCTGCCCCGTCAGGGCACGGTGGACCCGTTTGTCACTGCGGATGGTAAGCAGCATAAACTGTCGACCCGGTTTAGCGATGGCGAGCGCAGCGGGCGCTATCAGCATACGCAGAACCTGGCTGGCTATCGCCTGATACACGATCTCAGCGATAACTGGCAGGTGCGGCAGAATGTGCGCTATATGCATCTTGACTCGCACAGCACCGGCTTCAACGGCATCGGGTATATTGCGCCGCAAACCCTGATGCGCTCTTCAGCGCATTTTGACGAGCGGCTGAGCAATATCGATGTCGATACCCAGATGGAAGGGAAAGTCGCCAGCGGTCCGCTGGATCACCGCCTGCTGTTTGGCGTCGACTATATGCACATGCGCGATGATATAAACGGCTTTTATGGTTTCGCCGATCCGCTGGATCTGCTCGACCCGCATTATGGCAATGACAGCATCCCGGAATTGGGGCGGATGCCGCAAAAAATGCTGGATCGCCAGCAGCAAACCGGGATCTACGCGCAGGATCAGGCGCAGTGGCGGCGGTGGGTGGTGACGTTAGGCGGACGTTATGACTGGGCGATGACCTCCGCCTTTGACCGGGTTGCGCACAGCACCAACCGTCGTCACGATCGGCAGTTTAGCTGGCGCGGCGGGGTAAATTATCCGTTTGATAACGGTATTGCACCTTACTTTAGCTTCAGCGAATCTTTTCAACCGACATCCGGCAGCGATGTCCATCATCAGACCTTTTCACCTTCACGCGGCAAGCAGTATGAGCTCGGCCTGAAGTTTGTGCCGCAGGATCGCCCGATTGTGCTGACGGCGGCGCTGTTTCAGCTGGTGAAAAATAAAAATCTGGTGGTGGATACCAGCGTCGGTGCCGGAATGGGGATGGGGTCTTTCAGCAAGCAGGCGGGTAAAACGCGATCGCGCGGCCTGGAGCTTGAGGCTAAAGCGGCGGTAAACCTCAACCTCAATTTGAGCGCCTCCTATACCTTTACTGACGTGCGCTACGCGCGAGACGGCAGCGAGCAGTCAGACCGCCGCCCGTATCAGATACCCGCCAATATGGCCTCTTTATGGGCTGACTATACCTTCCACCAGACGGCGTTGAGCGGCCTGACGCTGGGCAGCGGCGTGCGCTATGTCGGCAGCAGCTGGGGCGATACGGCCAACAGCTTCAAGGTTAAACCCTATACGCTGGTGGATGCGGTAATGCGTTACGATCTGGCGCGTGTTGGCTTACCCGGTTCAAATGTAGCGTTAAATATTAATAACTTACTCGATCGTCATTATGTGGCGAGCTGCATGTCCGGCTATGCCTGCTACTGGGGGCGAGACCGCCGTATCATCGCCACCATGACCTTCCGCTATTAA